A genomic region of Gemmatimonas sp. contains the following coding sequences:
- a CDS encoding NAD(P)-dependent oxidoreductase — MHTAHDAEMADTVRIGFIGLGLIGAPMVERLLECGRDVTIWNRSPEKCAPLVAAGARLAPSAQQVGRDTDIVCLCLTDTAAVQDVVFGTGNVVAGLREESLVVDLSSIAPDATRTMAHALDDTCGASWLDAPVSGGVPAARAGRLIVFAGGNANDVARATPVFSALAQRVTHMGGHGAGQLAKSCNQQIVACNLLVIAEMLAFAERAGVDASRLPEALAGGFADSLPLQIFGPRMVHGTDQPRLGAVGTFNKDIAQVVRLAEEVGAAVPLTQAALARYAAALAHTEIGHDADASRLIRLVQAPADGGA, encoded by the coding sequence ATGCACACGGCTCACGACGCCGAGATGGCCGACACGGTGCGCATCGGCTTCATCGGCCTGGGGCTCATCGGCGCCCCCATGGTGGAGCGGCTGCTCGAGTGCGGTCGCGATGTGACGATCTGGAACCGCTCGCCGGAAAAGTGCGCGCCGCTGGTGGCGGCGGGGGCGCGTCTGGCACCATCCGCGCAGCAGGTGGGGCGCGACACCGATATCGTGTGCCTCTGCCTCACCGACACGGCCGCCGTGCAGGACGTGGTCTTCGGGACGGGCAACGTGGTAGCCGGGCTGCGTGAGGAATCGCTGGTCGTGGACCTCTCCAGCATTGCGCCCGATGCCACGCGCACCATGGCGCACGCGCTCGATGACACCTGCGGGGCCTCGTGGCTCGACGCGCCGGTCTCCGGCGGCGTGCCGGCCGCCCGTGCGGGCAGACTCATCGTGTTTGCCGGCGGTAACGCCAACGATGTGGCGCGTGCCACGCCGGTATTCAGCGCGCTTGCCCAGCGGGTGACGCACATGGGCGGGCACGGGGCGGGACAGCTCGCCAAGAGCTGCAATCAGCAGATCGTGGCGTGCAACCTGCTCGTGATTGCCGAGATGCTCGCCTTTGCCGAACGCGCGGGCGTGGATGCGTCACGCCTGCCCGAGGCGCTCGCCGGCGGCTTTGCCGACTCGCTGCCGCTGCAGATCTTCGGCCCGCGCATGGTGCATGGCACCGACCAGCCACGCCTCGGCGCCGTCGGCACCTTCAACAAGGACATCGCGCAGGTGGTGCGACTCGCCGAGGAGGTGGGCGCGGCGGTGCCCCTCACGCAGGCCGCGCTGGCGCGCTACGCGGCGGCCCTGGCACACACAGAGATCGGGCACGACGCCGATGCCTCGCGGCTCATTCGCCTGGTGCAAGCGCCTGCGGATGGCGGCGCATGA
- a CDS encoding SDR family oxidoreductase, which yields MSGALDVPVVLITGAATGIGAACARAFARAGWRVAVATLPATQREAEAVQAECTALGADALVVDLDVTDDASCRRAADRTEQHFGRLDGLVNCAGVTRFVPHHDLEALPSSEFGRTNDVNVLGTFQMIRACRGALERSGRGAIVNYSSIAGLSGVGSSVAYAASKGAVIALTLSTARSLAPHIRVNAIAPGYVAGGLPSRVLDPAALAAVEARYLETQPLKRLLHPDEVAALTLFLVDGPVGITGEVIRIDNGLHLNG from the coding sequence GTGAGCGGCGCTCTTGATGTTCCGGTCGTCCTCATCACCGGTGCCGCCACCGGCATCGGCGCCGCGTGCGCACGCGCCTTCGCCCGTGCCGGGTGGCGCGTGGCCGTTGCCACCCTGCCCGCCACGCAACGCGAGGCTGAGGCGGTGCAGGCCGAATGCACCGCACTGGGCGCCGACGCGCTGGTGGTGGACCTCGATGTCACCGACGACGCCAGCTGTCGCCGCGCCGCCGATCGCACCGAACAGCACTTCGGTCGACTCGACGGCCTGGTGAACTGCGCCGGCGTGACGCGCTTCGTGCCGCACCATGACCTCGAGGCGCTGCCCTCGAGCGAGTTCGGGCGCACGAACGACGTGAATGTGCTGGGCACCTTCCAGATGATTCGTGCCTGCCGCGGTGCGCTCGAGCGCAGCGGACGCGGCGCCATCGTGAACTACTCGTCCATCGCCGGGCTGTCGGGGGTGGGGTCGAGCGTCGCCTACGCCGCCAGCAAGGGGGCCGTGATTGCGCTCACGCTCTCCACGGCCCGCTCGCTGGCGCCGCACATCCGCGTGAACGCCATTGCCCCGGGCTATGTGGCCGGCGGACTCCCCAGCCGCGTTCTCGATCCCGCTGCGCTGGCAGCGGTGGAGGCCCGCTATCTCGAGACACAGCCCCTCAAGCGGCTGCTGCACCCCGACGAAGTGGCGGCACTCACGCTGTTTCTCGTGGATGGACCGGTGGGCATCACCGGCGAAGTCATCCGCATCGACAACGGCCTGCACCTCAACGGCTGA
- a CDS encoding dihydroxy-acid dehydratase, whose translation MTRQFRSSAIYEGTLRTTTHAFLQALGQDDDEIRRPHIGVFHTGGEMSPCNLNLREQALHAKTGIYAHGGMPHECPVVSVSDGLSVAHPGMRYSLVSRELIADSVEASTEAHQWDGIFAIGACDKNLPGLMMGMLRCNVPAVFVHGGSALPGHWQGRDTHVGETYETIGKVLAGETSAETLQALAHACLPTAGACAGQFTANTMGMVSEALGLAPVGSSMVPAVYSERAPLMRRAAAILMRAVMADAPRPRDIVTRAALENACAAVSATGGSTNAALHLPALAHEVGVEFTLADVARVFARTPLIADLQPGGRYFARDLHHVGGAGVVLRALLESGHVDGSALTVTGRTLAEELATAPAPDGRVVHTVAQARSTDGGVTVLTGNLCPNGALLKTAGLNTLVHRGPARVFECEEAAQAAVTARAYALGDVLVIRNEGPHGGPGMREMLGITALLYGQGVGDQVALLTDGRFSGATRGLCIGHAGPEAAVGGPIAALRDGDIIAIDARPEARTIVVELSDEALAMRLAAVTPQPQPVRGGLLEKYRAVVGPAHRGAVTHSGPGAR comes from the coding sequence ATGACGCGCCAATTCCGATCGAGCGCCATCTACGAGGGCACCCTGCGCACCACCACGCACGCGTTTCTGCAGGCGCTGGGGCAGGACGACGACGAAATTCGCCGGCCGCACATTGGGGTGTTTCACACGGGTGGCGAGATGAGCCCGTGCAACCTCAACCTCCGCGAACAGGCGCTGCACGCGAAGACCGGCATCTACGCACACGGCGGCATGCCGCACGAGTGTCCCGTGGTCTCCGTCTCCGATGGCCTCTCGGTGGCGCACCCCGGGATGCGCTACTCCCTCGTGTCGCGCGAACTGATTGCCGATAGCGTGGAAGCCAGCACCGAAGCCCATCAGTGGGACGGGATCTTCGCCATTGGCGCCTGCGACAAGAATCTCCCGGGGCTCATGATGGGGATGCTGCGCTGCAACGTTCCGGCCGTGTTCGTGCACGGCGGGTCGGCGCTGCCCGGGCACTGGCAGGGGCGCGATACGCACGTGGGCGAAACGTACGAGACCATTGGCAAGGTGCTCGCGGGTGAGACGTCGGCGGAGACGCTGCAGGCGCTGGCTCACGCCTGTCTCCCCACGGCGGGGGCCTGTGCCGGCCAGTTCACGGCCAACACCATGGGCATGGTATCGGAGGCGCTTGGCCTCGCGCCCGTGGGGTCGAGCATGGTGCCGGCCGTGTACAGCGAACGGGCCCCGCTCATGCGGCGCGCCGCGGCCATTCTCATGCGCGCCGTCATGGCCGATGCCCCGCGACCGCGCGACATCGTGACCCGCGCCGCGCTCGAGAATGCCTGTGCGGCCGTTTCGGCCACGGGCGGATCCACCAACGCGGCGCTGCACCTGCCGGCGCTCGCGCACGAGGTCGGCGTGGAGTTCACGTTGGCCGACGTGGCCCGTGTGTTTGCGCGTACGCCACTCATTGCCGACCTGCAGCCGGGCGGCCGCTACTTCGCCCGTGACCTGCACCACGTGGGCGGGGCCGGTGTCGTGCTGCGTGCGCTGCTCGAGTCGGGGCACGTGGATGGCAGTGCGCTCACGGTGACGGGACGCACCCTGGCCGAGGAGTTGGCCACGGCACCGGCACCCGATGGCCGAGTGGTGCACACGGTGGCGCAGGCGCGATCCACGGATGGTGGCGTGACCGTGCTCACCGGCAACCTGTGTCCCAACGGCGCACTGCTCAAGACGGCGGGACTCAACACGCTCGTGCACCGCGGTCCGGCGCGGGTCTTCGAGTGCGAGGAAGCGGCACAGGCCGCCGTGACGGCGCGAGCCTACGCGCTGGGCGATGTGCTGGTGATCCGCAACGAGGGGCCCCATGGCGGCCCCGGCATGCGCGAGATGCTGGGGATCACGGCGCTGCTCTACGGGCAGGGGGTGGGCGACCAGGTGGCGCTGCTCACCGATGGCCGCTTCAGCGGGGCAACGCGAGGGCTGTGCATTGGCCACGCCGGCCCCGAAGCTGCCGTTGGCGGGCCCATTGCCGCACTGCGCGACGGCGACATCATCGCCATTGATGCCAGGCCGGAGGCGCGCACGATTGTCGTGGAGCTGAGCGACGAAGCGCTCGCCATGCGACTGGCGGCGGTGACACCGCAGCCGCAGCCCGTGCGTGGCGGGCTACTGGAGAAGTACCGCGCCGTGGTCGGGCCGGCGCACCGCGGTGCGGTTACGCACTCGGGGCCGGGTGCGCGGTGA
- a CDS encoding serine hydrolase domain-containing protein — protein MRPLPPVTSALAALLLCTTAAPAWSQTPATAQLTAITDKVFAPWNSTHSPGCAVGIARGGVTLLERGYGMADLAGGRPITPATILESGSVAKQFTATAVMLLVADGKLRLEDDARRYLPELPTYGRTITVRHLLTHTSGLREWSNLVAWQGWPRGTRMHTQGDAFRIITSQRALNYPVGDHYSYTNSGYLLARTLVERVSGQDFETFTAERIFKPLGLTHTSWRGNFTRVVPGLAQAYRRHRGEWQLDMPNDHVIAAGGLWTTVGDWLAWNEHLTKRALGAAVVDSLSRRMRLTSGIDIGYALGLMVGEYRGTPQVAHSGSTAGYSTYLARYPQLGNLSIAVLCNSAGAPATNYTHAIVDALHPELPRAAARDTVPATLPTLLPWRGLYEDTRWHSVAVMDTAGGSMRLDGAPVRPLRDGTYLVGSQVMRFAMDADGRTRTLRSTTSDGDSVVHRWRQAERWNPSASELQALMGRYASNEIGVTFDVAVQNGTLTVSPRPGVVDTLTPTARDAFAGSDNAVWFTRGRNGAGREMHFGASRAWHFTAVRVP, from the coding sequence ATGCGACCTCTCCCCCCTGTCACCAGCGCCCTCGCCGCGCTCCTGCTGTGCACGACGGCCGCGCCGGCGTGGAGCCAGACGCCTGCGACCGCGCAGCTCACGGCCATTACCGACAAGGTCTTTGCGCCGTGGAACAGCACCCACTCGCCCGGCTGCGCCGTGGGCATCGCGCGCGGCGGCGTCACGCTGCTCGAGCGCGGCTACGGCATGGCCGATCTTGCCGGCGGACGCCCCATCACCCCCGCCACCATTCTCGAATCGGGGTCTGTGGCCAAGCAGTTCACCGCCACGGCGGTGATGCTGCTGGTGGCCGACGGCAAGCTCCGGTTGGAGGATGATGCGCGGCGCTACCTGCCCGAGCTGCCCACGTACGGGCGCACCATCACGGTGCGTCATCTGCTGACGCACACCAGCGGGCTACGCGAGTGGAGCAACCTCGTGGCCTGGCAGGGGTGGCCGCGCGGCACGCGCATGCACACGCAGGGCGATGCGTTCCGCATCATCACCAGCCAGCGCGCGCTCAACTATCCGGTGGGTGACCACTATTCGTACACCAACTCGGGGTACCTGCTGGCGCGCACGCTCGTGGAGCGCGTGAGCGGCCAGGACTTCGAGACGTTCACGGCCGAGCGCATCTTCAAGCCGCTCGGGCTCACGCACACATCGTGGCGTGGCAACTTCACGCGCGTGGTGCCCGGGCTGGCGCAGGCGTACCGGCGCCATCGCGGCGAGTGGCAGCTGGACATGCCCAACGACCACGTCATTGCCGCCGGCGGTCTGTGGACCACGGTGGGAGACTGGCTCGCGTGGAACGAGCACCTCACGAAGCGCGCGCTGGGCGCCGCCGTGGTGGACTCGCTGAGCCGCCGCATGCGCCTCACCAGCGGGATCGACATCGGCTATGCGCTGGGCCTCATGGTGGGCGAGTACCGCGGCACGCCGCAGGTTGCGCACTCGGGCTCGACCGCAGGGTACAGCACGTATCTGGCCCGCTATCCGCAGCTGGGCAATCTCTCCATTGCCGTGCTGTGCAACTCGGCCGGCGCACCGGCCACGAACTACACGCACGCCATCGTGGACGCCCTGCACCCGGAGTTACCGCGTGCGGCGGCGCGAGATACCGTGCCGGCCACGCTGCCAACCCTGCTCCCCTGGCGCGGCCTGTACGAAGACACACGGTGGCACAGCGTGGCCGTCATGGACACGGCCGGTGGGAGCATGCGTCTCGACGGCGCTCCCGTGCGGCCGCTGCGCGACGGCACCTATCTCGTGGGCAGCCAGGTGATGCGGTTCGCGATGGACGCGGACGGACGCACGCGCACGCTGCGTTCGACAACGAGCGACGGCGACAGCGTCGTGCACCGGTGGCGACAGGCGGAGCGCTGGAATCCCTCCGCGAGCGAACTGCAGGCGCTGATGGGACGCTACGCCAGCAATGAAATCGGGGTCACATTCGATGTGGCCGTGCAGAACGGCACGCTCACGGTGAGCCCGCGCCCCGGGGTAGTGGATACCCTCACCCCCACGGCGCGCGACGCGTTCGCGGGGAGCGACAATGCCGTCTGGTTCACGCGTGGCCGCAACGGCGCGGGGCGCGAGATGCACTTCGGGGCGAGTCGCGCGTGGCACTTCACTGCGGTGCGCGTCCCGTGA
- a CDS encoding EVE domain-containing protein, protein MPAKKAPKSMPYEQGAWAHVFAPRTPGEQRFWLIKSEPDVFSWSDLLQAPKRTTCWDSVRNSSARNFMRDGMKKGDLAFYYHSNAEPSGIVGICEVVREGYPDPTAWDPQHDYFDPKSDPDMPTWYMVDVKAVQPFRTMVTLPQLKADPALTEMALIKVGRLSVVPVAAPEWAHICQLGGLD, encoded by the coding sequence ATGCCGGCCAAGAAAGCCCCCAAGTCGATGCCCTACGAGCAGGGCGCGTGGGCGCACGTGTTTGCGCCGCGGACGCCCGGCGAGCAACGCTTCTGGCTCATCAAGTCGGAGCCCGACGTGTTCTCCTGGAGCGATCTGCTGCAGGCGCCCAAGCGGACCACGTGCTGGGACAGTGTACGCAACAGCAGCGCCCGCAACTTCATGCGCGACGGCATGAAGAAGGGAGACCTCGCGTTCTACTACCACTCCAACGCCGAGCCGTCGGGTATCGTGGGCATCTGCGAGGTCGTGCGCGAGGGCTATCCCGACCCGACGGCGTGGGATCCGCAGCACGACTACTTCGATCCCAAGAGCGACCCCGATATGCCGACCTGGTACATGGTCGATGTGAAGGCGGTGCAGCCGTTTCGCACCATGGTCACGCTGCCGCAGCTCAAGGCCGACCCGGCGCTGACCGAGATGGCGCTCATCAAGGTGGGGCGGCTGTCGGTGGTCCCGGTTGCTGCGCCCGAGTGGGCGCACATCTGTCAGCTGGGCGGCCTCGACTGA